Proteins co-encoded in one Hymenobacter swuensis DY53 genomic window:
- a CDS encoding FtsK/SpoIIIE family DNA translocase: MAKNTYKQQPSAAPSRTNEPRPATEPRATRNQPRSAATEPVRETRRNEPRNASTPKVPRKPLKLPVVNFNGLFSFVRDRRFQLFLGFFFLIGSIYLTIAFISFLFTGHADQSVTESVDRTPLKDAGQETGNWLGLIGAMLAQLLIQKGFGVAAFAAIPIVFFLGYKIVFRRAGVSFTYILALCLFTMLWLSVLLGYVVLSIQSPDADPSLAHSLDFLCGGVGYETAFWLDSLIGWGTVLLLAFLLISFVVFFFNVTSLNLNLRRSAGEEEDELDSTLATPAGYGNTVRAKAEQAPWQDDDNDELEAPEPDDSLGITLKRVGPLAAQQEPVEEPAYAEAVPPRTGPVVSPAFSVAAETAATVASGGLAAAVPMSVVPTVAAVAAAATAAAPAVPVATGPSFSFEMPAAEPPRPAAPAATASVPTPLSLADLVDDGTPLPAPAVVVPVASPVVAGLSFEVEDSTTTPELDPSAGADMAVIAEEAEDEEAMPTGEYDPTLDLPRYQYPTLELLNDYGVAKAQVSKEELEANKDRIVETLGHYGINIASIKATIGPTVTLYEIVPDAGVRISKIKSLEDDIALSLAALGIRIIAPIPGKGTIGIEVPNTKKEMVSIRSVFNTEKFISTEMDLPIAFGRTITNEVFVVDLAKMPHLLMAGATGQGKSVGLNVILASLIYKRHPSQLKFVLVDPKKVELSIFNKIERHFLAKLPDTEEPIITDTKKVVNTLNSLCMEMDRRYDLLKDAGCRNLKEYNRKFVERRLNPKKGHRYMPFIVLVIDELADLMMTAGKEVETPIARLAQLARAIGIHLIVATQRPSVNVITGIIKANFPCRISFKVTSKIDSRTILDAGGADQLIGQGDMLISQGSDIIRVQCAFIDTPEVDRLCDFVGEQQGYPDAYHLPEVVGESGSGNGDLEDMDPSQRDAMFEEAARVIVTHQQGSTSLLQRRLKLGYNRAGRLIDQLEHAGIVGPFEGSKAREVLIPDEYSLEQLLNSLPK, encoded by the coding sequence ATGGCTAAAAATACCTACAAGCAACAACCCAGCGCGGCCCCAAGCCGCACCAACGAGCCGCGCCCGGCCACCGAGCCCCGCGCGACTCGCAACCAGCCGCGCTCGGCGGCCACGGAGCCCGTCCGCGAAACCCGTCGGAACGAGCCCCGCAACGCCAGTACCCCCAAAGTGCCTCGCAAACCGCTGAAACTGCCCGTCGTGAACTTCAACGGCTTATTCAGCTTTGTGCGTGACCGACGGTTTCAGCTGTTTCTGGGGTTTTTCTTCCTCATTGGCTCCATTTACCTCACCATTGCCTTCATTTCCTTCCTGTTCACGGGCCACGCCGACCAAAGCGTGACCGAGAGCGTGGACCGTACTCCGCTTAAGGATGCGGGGCAGGAAACCGGTAACTGGCTGGGCCTGATTGGCGCGATGCTGGCACAGCTGCTCATTCAGAAAGGTTTTGGTGTGGCGGCCTTCGCGGCCATTCCCATTGTTTTCTTCCTGGGCTACAAAATCGTCTTCCGTCGCGCCGGGGTTTCGTTCACCTATATCCTGGCTCTTTGTCTGTTTACCATGTTGTGGCTGAGCGTGTTGCTAGGCTATGTGGTACTTAGCATCCAGAGCCCGGACGCCGACCCCAGCCTGGCGCATAGCCTTGATTTTCTGTGCGGGGGAGTAGGGTACGAAACGGCCTTCTGGCTTGATAGCCTAATTGGCTGGGGTACGGTGCTGCTGCTGGCCTTCCTGCTGATTTCCTTTGTGGTGTTCTTTTTCAACGTTACCAGCCTCAACCTTAACCTGCGCCGCAGTGCTGGGGAGGAAGAAGACGAGCTGGATAGCACGTTGGCTACTCCGGCCGGCTATGGCAACACCGTGCGGGCCAAAGCGGAACAGGCTCCCTGGCAGGACGATGACAACGATGAGCTGGAGGCGCCGGAGCCGGACGACTCCCTGGGTATTACCCTGAAACGGGTCGGCCCGCTGGCTGCCCAGCAGGAACCTGTGGAGGAGCCTGCCTATGCAGAAGCCGTGCCGCCGCGCACAGGCCCCGTCGTTTCACCAGCATTCAGCGTGGCTGCCGAAACAGCGGCTACGGTGGCGTCCGGCGGGTTGGCTGCCGCCGTGCCTATGAGCGTGGTCCCGACCGTAGCCGCTGTGGCTGCTGCCGCCACGGCAGCCGCGCCAGCAGTACCGGTCGCTACCGGTCCCAGCTTCTCGTTTGAAATGCCCGCCGCTGAGCCGCCCCGCCCGGCCGCTCCGGCCGCCACGGCCAGCGTACCTACGCCGTTATCGTTGGCCGACTTGGTGGATGACGGCACGCCGCTGCCCGCCCCGGCGGTAGTTGTGCCGGTTGCTTCTCCGGTAGTGGCCGGGCTGTCATTTGAGGTAGAGGATTCTACGACTACTCCCGAGCTGGACCCCTCAGCTGGAGCCGATATGGCCGTTATTGCCGAGGAGGCGGAGGATGAGGAAGCCATGCCCACCGGCGAGTACGACCCTACGCTGGATTTGCCTCGCTACCAGTACCCAACCTTGGAACTGCTCAACGACTACGGGGTGGCCAAAGCCCAGGTATCCAAGGAGGAACTGGAGGCCAACAAGGACCGCATTGTGGAGACGCTGGGGCACTACGGCATCAACATTGCCAGCATCAAAGCCACTATCGGGCCCACCGTTACGCTCTACGAAATCGTGCCCGACGCCGGGGTGCGCATCAGCAAAATCAAGAGCCTAGAAGACGATATTGCCCTGAGTCTGGCGGCTCTCGGCATCCGCATTATCGCGCCTATTCCGGGCAAGGGTACCATTGGTATTGAGGTGCCGAACACCAAAAAGGAAATGGTGAGCATCCGTTCGGTGTTCAATACTGAGAAGTTCATCAGCACCGAAATGGACTTGCCCATTGCGTTCGGGCGCACCATCACCAACGAGGTGTTTGTGGTAGATCTGGCCAAGATGCCCCACCTGCTGATGGCCGGGGCCACCGGCCAGGGTAAATCGGTGGGCCTGAACGTGATTCTGGCGTCGCTCATTTATAAGCGTCACCCTAGCCAGCTCAAATTCGTACTCGTCGACCCCAAGAAGGTGGAACTGAGTATCTTCAACAAGATTGAGCGCCATTTCCTGGCCAAGCTGCCCGATACCGAGGAGCCCATCATCACCGACACTAAGAAGGTGGTGAACACGCTCAACTCGCTGTGCATGGAGATGGACCGGCGTTATGATTTGCTGAAGGACGCTGGCTGCCGCAACCTGAAGGAGTACAACCGCAAGTTTGTGGAGCGCCGCCTCAATCCCAAGAAGGGCCACCGCTATATGCCCTTCATTGTGCTGGTGATTGACGAGTTGGCCGACCTGATGATGACGGCCGGCAAGGAGGTGGAAACGCCTATTGCCCGCCTCGCTCAGTTGGCCCGCGCCATCGGCATCCACCTGATTGTAGCCACCCAGCGCCCCTCGGTAAACGTTATTACGGGTATCATCAAGGCTAACTTCCCCTGCCGGATTTCCTTCAAGGTGACCAGCAAAATCGACTCCCGCACCATTCTGGATGCCGGTGGCGCCGACCAGCTCATCGGGCAGGGCGACATGCTCATTTCTCAGGGTTCCGACATCATCCGGGTGCAGTGCGCTTTCATTGATACGCCCGAGGTAGACCGCCTCTGCGACTTCGTAGGCGAGCAGCAGGGCTACCCCGATGCCTACCACCTGCCCGAAGTGGTAGGGGAAAGCGGCAGCGGCAACGGCGACTTGGAAGACATGGACCCTTCCCAGCGCGACGCCATGTTTGAGGAAGCCGCCCGCGTTATCGTCACGCACCAGCAGGGCAGCACCTCCCTGCTCCAGCGCCGCCTGAAGCTGGGTTACAACCGCGCCGGCCGCCTCATTGACCAGTTAGAACACGCCGGCATCGTTGGGCCGTTCGAGGGCAGTAAGGCCCGGGAAGTTTTAATTCCCGACGAATACAGTTTGGAACAGTTGTTGAATAGCCTACCGAAATAA
- a CDS encoding LolA family protein, with protein MKKYLALLALSVSLTSVATAQQDPKAGKILDQMSAKYQAMKAFKATFTQTLENDAAKVKENISGDITVSGQRFRLKISGQEVINNGQTMWTYMKAENEVNISDYEPEDQEISPSQIYTLYKKGYKYAYVQEAKEGGEMVDVIELSPEDRNNPVYKVRLKVGKTDKAVKSWQMFKKNGNRYTYKISKFQPNVPVDATTFNFDKTKYKGVKVIDLR; from the coding sequence ATGAAGAAATACCTCGCCCTGCTCGCCCTTTCCGTGTCGCTGACCTCCGTCGCCACGGCCCAGCAGGACCCCAAGGCCGGCAAGATTCTGGACCAGATGAGTGCCAAATATCAGGCTATGAAGGCCTTTAAGGCGACCTTTACCCAGACCCTCGAAAACGACGCGGCCAAGGTAAAGGAGAACATAAGCGGTGATATCACGGTAAGTGGCCAGAGGTTTCGGTTGAAAATCAGTGGTCAGGAAGTCATCAACAACGGCCAGACCATGTGGACCTACATGAAGGCCGAAAATGAAGTAAACATCTCTGACTACGAGCCCGAAGACCAGGAAATTTCGCCTTCCCAGATTTATACCCTCTACAAAAAGGGTTATAAGTACGCCTACGTGCAGGAAGCCAAGGAAGGTGGTGAGATGGTGGACGTGATTGAACTCTCGCCGGAAGACCGCAACAACCCTGTGTATAAGGTTCGTTTGAAGGTGGGCAAGACAGATAAAGCGGTGAAAAGCTGGCAGATGTTCAAGAAGAACGGTAACCGCTACACCTACAAAATCAGCAAGTTCCAGCCCAACGTGCCGGTAGACGCCACTACCTTCAACTTCGACAAGACCAAGTACAAAGGCGTAAAGGTGATTGATCTGCGTTAA
- a CDS encoding tetratricopeptide repeat protein, whose protein sequence is MPRTPFDNRFLPAIAQRAIMYFYRARFANNRRTCYASRAAELLLTAAEAGNISAASMLGMVYYEGWGVPPDAEVAAHWLHRAAAEQHPLACFNLAVLYDNGIGVTKNPNTARRYYSVAARAGCPEAMYAVGTYYYWGHGVEPDYAKARKWFRRSARLGNATAMRELGRLYQRSINGGRNSALAMRWFRRALAVGDYKAATGLGVEYAIEEDFPQARHYLEQAAEHDEANAMYLLGRWAEEGWDTVPNPADARFWFREAANRGHERAAWRLASFEGDTC, encoded by the coding sequence TTGCCCCGCACTCCTTTCGATAACCGTTTTTTACCCGCCATTGCCCAGCGGGCCATCATGTATTTTTACCGGGCTCGTTTTGCTAATAACCGCCGCACCTGCTACGCCAGCCGCGCCGCTGAATTGTTACTGACTGCCGCCGAAGCGGGAAACATCAGTGCTGCCAGTATGCTGGGCATGGTGTACTATGAAGGATGGGGAGTACCGCCGGATGCGGAAGTAGCTGCGCACTGGTTGCATCGGGCGGCAGCGGAGCAGCATCCACTGGCCTGTTTCAACTTGGCCGTTCTGTACGACAATGGCATAGGCGTGACCAAGAACCCAAACACGGCTCGTCGGTACTACAGCGTAGCCGCCAGGGCGGGCTGCCCTGAAGCTATGTACGCGGTAGGCACTTACTATTACTGGGGGCATGGCGTTGAGCCAGATTATGCGAAGGCTAGGAAGTGGTTTCGCCGTAGTGCCCGACTTGGCAACGCAACCGCCATGCGGGAATTAGGGCGTCTTTACCAACGCAGCATAAATGGCGGACGTAATAGTGCCTTGGCTATGCGCTGGTTCCGTCGGGCGTTAGCCGTCGGTGATTATAAAGCCGCTACCGGACTGGGCGTAGAATATGCCATTGAAGAGGATTTCCCTCAAGCCCGCCACTACTTAGAGCAGGCAGCGGAGCATGATGAAGCCAATGCCATGTATCTGCTGGGCCGGTGGGCCGAGGAAGGCTGGGATACAGTGCCCAACCCGGCCGACGCCCGTTTCTGGTTTCGGGAGGCGGCCAACCGGGGCCATGAAAGAGCTGCCTGGCGGCTCGCATCTTTTGAAGGTGACACATGCTGA